A single region of the Pseudorhodoplanes sp. genome encodes:
- a CDS encoding DNA-binding protein, producing MSSPAYLTIDEVIERYRGQISEGTFRNWRSLRVGPSFIKIGRVPLYPIEELDRWDQSNLVVCRRSQTFRTNQSAITELEASSF from the coding sequence GTGTCGAGTCCCGCCTACCTGACGATTGATGAAGTTATAGAGCGATACCGTGGCCAAATCAGCGAAGGCACGTTCCGCAACTGGCGATCTCTGCGAGTCGGACCGTCATTCATCAAGATCGGCAGAGTGCCTCTTTATCCGATCGAGGAGCTCGATCGCTGGGATCAATCGAACCTGGTCGTTTGCCGACGATCACAAACCTTTCGAACGAACCAGTCAGCCATTACAGAGCTCGAAGCATCCAGCTTTTGA
- a CDS encoding glycoside hydrolase family 15 protein encodes MSEPLEQYGLIGNMISAALVGADGSIDWLCLPRFDSPACFAALLGTPDNGRWLIAPQDASYRATQCYLPGTAVLETHFEGPDGAVTLTDFMPLTHDEQRVDLVRMVRCARGEVVMQMDLTLRFNYGQIIPWVRRRDYGLSAVAGPDAVELHTPVPLVGRNMKTMAEFTLREGDTVPFTLSYHPSHKDPHFVPDRSESLARTVAWWREWSGRSTFPDEEPRWHDAVTRSLITLKLLTFEPTGGIVAAPTTSLPEAIGGSRNWDYRYCWLRDSALTLYALVNSGYRSEAESWRQWVLRATAGHPKQLRIMYGISGEHWLPENEIPWLPGYENSRPIRVGNAASDQIQLDIYGEVAETLYAARQAGLGPIDTGQFELVTLQHLEGIWQTPDHGIWEMRGPKRDFTHSRVMCWTAFDRASQIAEQFGLSGPIDHWRALRDRIHAEVCEKGFNASRNSFTQYYGSTAVDASLLLLPQVGFLKPDDPRIIGTIRAVEQDLLHNGLVLRYATDEVDDGVDGSEGPFLACSFWLADAYVLSGRYEAAVELFERLLSLRNELGLLAEEYDTVRKRMTGNFPQAFSHVGLINTAHNLVRRRGPARQRAERMPEAAVQTAT; translated from the coding sequence ATGTCGGAGCCGCTGGAGCAATATGGGTTGATCGGCAACATGATTTCCGCGGCCCTGGTCGGGGCCGACGGCTCCATCGACTGGCTGTGCCTGCCCCGGTTCGATTCCCCGGCGTGTTTTGCAGCGCTGCTGGGAACGCCCGACAACGGACGCTGGCTCATCGCACCACAGGATGCGTCCTATCGGGCAACCCAATGCTATCTGCCAGGGACGGCGGTGCTGGAGACGCATTTCGAAGGTCCGGACGGGGCCGTCACCCTGACCGATTTCATGCCGCTGACACATGACGAACAACGCGTCGATCTGGTGCGCATGGTGCGCTGCGCCCGCGGCGAAGTCGTCATGCAGATGGATCTGACGTTGCGATTCAACTACGGGCAGATCATTCCCTGGGTCAGACGGCGCGACTACGGACTGAGCGCGGTTGCAGGACCCGATGCGGTCGAGCTGCACACCCCGGTGCCGCTGGTCGGCCGCAACATGAAAACCATGGCGGAATTCACCCTGCGCGAGGGCGACACCGTCCCTTTTACTCTCTCCTATCATCCATCGCACAAGGACCCGCATTTTGTGCCGGATCGAAGCGAAAGCTTGGCGCGCACGGTGGCCTGGTGGCGGGAATGGAGCGGCCGCTCCACATTTCCGGATGAAGAGCCGCGCTGGCATGACGCGGTCACACGCTCGCTGATCACGCTCAAGCTGCTAACCTTTGAGCCGACCGGCGGCATCGTTGCCGCCCCGACCACATCGCTGCCGGAAGCAATCGGCGGTTCGCGCAACTGGGACTACCGCTATTGCTGGCTGCGCGATTCGGCATTGACGCTCTACGCATTGGTCAATTCCGGCTACCGTTCGGAAGCGGAGTCGTGGCGGCAATGGGTTTTGCGCGCGACGGCCGGCCACCCCAAGCAGTTGCGCATCATGTACGGCATTTCCGGAGAGCATTGGCTGCCGGAGAACGAGATCCCCTGGTTGCCCGGCTACGAAAACAGCCGGCCGATACGCGTCGGCAATGCCGCCTCCGATCAAATTCAGCTCGATATTTATGGTGAAGTCGCCGAGACGCTGTATGCGGCACGCCAGGCCGGCCTCGGTCCAATCGATACCGGACAATTCGAATTGGTGACGCTGCAGCACCTGGAAGGAATCTGGCAGACGCCCGATCACGGCATCTGGGAAATGCGCGGTCCGAAGCGTGATTTCACCCATTCGCGCGTGATGTGCTGGACCGCATTCGATCGCGCAAGCCAAATCGCGGAACAGTTCGGATTGTCGGGACCAATCGATCATTGGCGCGCGCTGCGTGATAGGATCCACGCAGAGGTGTGCGAAAAAGGCTTCAACGCGTCCCGCAACAGTTTCACGCAATATTACGGAAGCACAGCCGTCGATGCGAGCCTGCTCCTGCTACCGCAAGTCGGATTCTTGAAGCCGGATGATCCGCGCATCATCGGCACGATCAGGGCAGTAGAACAGGACCTGCTGCATAACGGGCTTGTGCTGCGCTATGCGACCGACGAGGTTGATGACGGCGTTGACGGAAGCGAAGGACCCTTTCTCGCCTGCAGCTTCTGGCTCGCCGATGCCTACGTCCTGAGTGGCCGTTATGAAGCTGCAGTCGAACTTTTTGAACGGCTGCTCTCGCTGCGAAACGAGCTCGGGCTGCTGGCGGAAGAGTACGATACCGTTCGCAAACGCATGACCGGCAATTTTCCGCAGGCCTTTTCCCATGTCGGCCTGATCAACACGGCACACAATCTGGTCAGACGGCGAGGCCCGGCGCGCCAGCGCGCGGAGCGCATGCCGGAGGCAGCTGTTCAGACGGCTACGTAA
- a CDS encoding SLC13 family permease: protein MVLFISEKIRYDLAALLGLLAAVGTGIVPVDKAFGGFGDQVVIIVASALIISAGVSKSGVIARLIRRGEPYMRTPGTQVFVLATSVALLSSFMKNIGALAIFLPVALQIARRSGTSASTLLMPMAFASLIGGVVTLVGTSPNILVSRIRQEVLGKPFEMFDFAPVGLGILVAGLGFLAFGWRLLPASRGAQASAQDAFQVDAYIIEASVPASSPFVDKTVESLEALGDGEVSVTAIIREGGRRYIPSGHWWIFADDVLVLQGDAHAVRELAQEARLDVVGTAKTPDETLAPAQISVVEAVVMADSQLVGRTPSDLRLRDRFGVNLLGISRPGQAGNARLDRTPFRVGDVVILQGSTVGTPDILRDLGCLPLTDRATGFGSSRRDYLPLVILAIAIVLIAAKLVPVTAAFFGAAVLIVLLHVLTLGEAYRALDPPILVLLACLIPISDAVSSTGAAGIAAGALSAVAGELSATGTVALVLVATMAMTPFLNNAATVLIMAPIAVGVARNLDLNPDPFLMAVAIGAACDFLTPIGHQCNTLVMGPGGYRFGDYWKLGLPLSVIVIVLAVPLITLVWPL, encoded by the coding sequence ATGGTCCTCTTCATCTCGGAGAAAATCCGCTACGACTTGGCGGCACTGTTGGGCCTCCTCGCCGCCGTGGGCACCGGGATAGTGCCCGTCGACAAAGCCTTCGGAGGTTTCGGCGACCAAGTCGTCATCATCGTCGCTTCCGCGCTCATCATTAGCGCGGGCGTAAGCAAATCGGGCGTCATCGCGCGCCTGATCAGGAGGGGGGAGCCCTACATGAGGACGCCCGGCACCCAGGTCTTTGTTCTCGCAACCTCCGTCGCTCTGCTCTCATCATTCATGAAGAACATCGGTGCGCTCGCGATCTTTCTTCCCGTCGCTCTGCAAATCGCGCGTCGGAGCGGCACGTCTGCGTCGACACTGCTGATGCCGATGGCCTTCGCCTCGTTGATCGGCGGCGTCGTCACTCTCGTCGGAACCTCGCCCAATATACTGGTTTCTCGGATCCGCCAGGAGGTTCTTGGTAAGCCGTTCGAGATGTTCGACTTCGCCCCGGTCGGGCTCGGCATTCTTGTCGCAGGTCTCGGTTTTCTGGCCTTTGGCTGGCGCCTCCTGCCAGCAAGCCGGGGTGCACAGGCTTCAGCGCAGGACGCTTTCCAGGTTGACGCCTATATCATCGAAGCATCAGTCCCCGCATCTTCCCCGTTTGTCGACAAGACGGTGGAGTCGCTCGAAGCTCTTGGCGACGGTGAGGTGAGCGTTACGGCGATCATCCGGGAGGGCGGGCGTCGCTATATCCCTTCCGGCCACTGGTGGATTTTTGCGGATGACGTGCTCGTCTTGCAGGGCGATGCCCATGCGGTGCGGGAGCTCGCGCAGGAGGCGCGGCTCGATGTGGTCGGCACGGCAAAGACGCCCGACGAGACGCTCGCTCCCGCGCAGATCAGCGTCGTGGAGGCTGTTGTTATGGCCGACTCGCAGCTTGTTGGCCGCACGCCTTCAGACCTGCGGCTGCGCGACCGATTTGGGGTAAATCTGCTTGGTATTAGCCGCCCCGGGCAAGCAGGCAACGCCCGGTTGGACCGGACGCCTTTCAGGGTCGGCGACGTCGTCATCCTGCAGGGAAGCACCGTGGGCACACCGGACATCCTAAGGGATCTTGGCTGCCTTCCCTTGACAGACCGGGCAACGGGCTTTGGTTCCTCCCGTAGAGATTATCTGCCACTCGTGATCCTCGCGATCGCGATCGTCCTCATCGCGGCAAAGCTCGTTCCCGTTACGGCGGCCTTTTTCGGTGCAGCGGTTTTGATCGTGCTTTTACATGTACTCACGCTCGGCGAAGCATACCGCGCGCTCGACCCTCCGATCCTGGTCCTCCTAGCTTGCCTCATCCCGATTAGCGATGCCGTCAGCAGCACCGGCGCGGCAGGCATCGCGGCGGGCGCGCTCTCGGCCGTGGCGGGAGAACTCTCGGCGACCGGCACGGTGGCGCTTGTACTCGTCGCTACCATGGCGATGACGCCCTTCCTTAACAATGCTGCCACAGTCCTCATCATGGCGCCGATCGCGGTCGGCGTAGCCAGAAATCTTGACCTTAATCCTGATCCGTTCCTGATGGCGGTAGCCATTGGAGCGGCATGTGATTTCCTGACGCCGATTGGGCACCAGTGCAACACGCTCGTAATGGGGCCGGGCGGCTATCGGTTCGGTGACTATTGGAAGTTAGGCCTACCGCTCTCCGTTATCGTTATCGTGTTGGCCGTCCCACTGATCACGTTGGTCTGGCCATTGTGA
- a CDS encoding AprI/Inh family metalloprotease inhibitor, which translates to MRRILPIGLMVLLPLQAAAQTPSDAVKAIVGGWEISTADREKACNLTFKTDPVKGGFKVEFDKSCATVFPSTKDVEAWALVKDDLRLLDARGRTVFEFTEVESGMYEAERANEGLYFLQSHASATPPTARTAEDMFGDWTVARAGKTICTLSLTNSGAGGEMSFTLRVHAGCDDAIARLNPNVWRMDRGELVLSSANGQSLRFEEFEPNKWQRVPESAGGLTMSRK; encoded by the coding sequence ATGCGTAGAATTTTACCGATTGGTCTGATGGTGCTGTTGCCACTGCAAGCCGCAGCGCAGACGCCGAGCGACGCCGTCAAGGCGATCGTCGGGGGTTGGGAAATCTCCACCGCCGATCGTGAAAAGGCCTGCAACCTCACCTTCAAGACCGACCCGGTGAAAGGCGGCTTCAAAGTCGAATTCGACAAATCCTGCGCCACGGTTTTCCCGTCGACCAAAGATGTCGAGGCGTGGGCACTGGTGAAGGACGATCTGCGGCTGCTCGATGCGCGCGGCCGCACAGTATTTGAATTCACCGAAGTGGAAAGCGGAATGTACGAGGCTGAACGTGCGAACGAAGGTCTCTATTTTCTGCAGAGCCATGCATCGGCCACGCCCCCGACGGCGCGCACCGCCGAAGACATGTTCGGCGACTGGACGGTCGCGCGCGCCGGAAAAACGATTTGCACGCTGTCGCTGACCAATAGCGGCGCCGGCGGCGAAATGAGTTTTACGCTACGGGTTCACGCAGGCTGCGACGACGCGATCGCGCGTCTCAACCCGAATGTGTGGCGCATGGACCGCGGCGAGCTCGTTCTGTCCTCGGCCAATGGCCAAAGCCTGCGCTTTGAGGAATTCGAACCGAACAAATGGCAGCGGGTGCCGGAATCGGCCGGCGGCCTGACCATGAGTCGGAAATAA